A single window of Flavobacterium aestivum DNA harbors:
- a CDS encoding hydrogen peroxide-inducible genes activator, translated as MNIQQLEYILAVDKHRHFLKASESCYITQATLSAMIKKLEEELNVILFDRSKQPVQPTDIGKKIIEQAKVALREIYRIQDIIHEDSGEIKGELRVGIIPSLAPYLLPLFLKSFLDTYPNVSLTINEYTTNEIQEKLKEGHIDVGLLAVPLLDKDLLEETLFYEEFLYYSDCDTLYKSKKYILPKDVNPNKLLLLEEGHCLRNQIINLCELRIKDTSSLNLNYQSGSIETLKRMVDLRMGCTILPELTITTLNEEQKRKLNRFEKPRPVREIGLVTYRHFVKTKIIQALKKSILQSVPDTMLDKDFKEIINLK; from the coding sequence ATGAATATTCAACAACTTGAGTACATTTTAGCAGTAGATAAGCACAGACATTTTTTAAAAGCATCTGAATCATGTTATATCACACAAGCAACTTTGAGTGCCATGATAAAAAAATTAGAAGAAGAACTTAATGTAATTCTATTTGACAGAAGCAAACAGCCTGTTCAACCTACTGACATTGGAAAAAAAATAATAGAACAAGCCAAAGTTGCTTTAAGGGAAATTTATAGAATTCAAGATATCATTCATGAAGATAGTGGCGAAATTAAAGGTGAACTTCGAGTTGGTATCATCCCCTCTCTTGCTCCTTATTTATTGCCTTTATTTCTAAAAAGCTTTTTAGATACTTATCCTAATGTTTCTCTTACCATAAATGAATACACCACTAATGAAATACAAGAAAAATTAAAAGAGGGGCATATAGATGTTGGTCTTTTGGCTGTACCTTTATTAGACAAAGATCTATTAGAAGAAACTTTATTCTATGAAGAGTTCCTTTATTATAGTGACTGCGACACCCTTTATAAATCTAAAAAATACATTCTCCCAAAAGATGTAAATCCAAACAAATTACTGCTACTGGAGGAAGGTCATTGCTTGCGGAATCAAATCATTAATTTATGTGAATTACGAATAAAAGACACTAGCAGCTTAAACCTTAATTATCAATCCGGAAGTATTGAAACATTAAAAAGGATGGTTGATTTACGTATGGGATGTACCATATTACCCGAATTGACCATTACTACCCTGAATGAGGAACAAAAACGCAAACTCAATAGATTTGAAAAACCAAGACCTGTTAGGGAAATAGGGCTTGTGACTTATCGCCATTTTGTAAAAACAAAAATTATACAAGCTCTTAAAAAAAGCATTCTTCAATCTGTTCCGGATACTATGCTAGATAAAGATTTCAAAGAAATTATTAACTTAAAATAA
- a CDS encoding catalase → MKKNLILCGILLSAGVLFAQQKQITTNTGAPVGDNQNSKTIGQNGQVLLEDIHLIEKLSAFDRERIPERVVHARGTGAYGEFVASGDFSKYTKAALFQKGKTTPVFVRFSTVVHGVGSPETLRDPRGFATKFYTEEGNYDLVGNNLPVFFIRDAMKFPDMVHAFKPSPVYNKQDANRVFDFFSNVPEGTHMLTRVYSDYGTPANYREMNGSGVHAFKWVNNNGEVTYVKYTWKSMQGERNLTAEEASVIQAKDFQHATVDLYDNIKKGNFPSWELYVQFLKPSEFEKLDINPLDPTKVWPESIAPLQLVGKMTLNKIPANFFQEVEQSAFSPGTLVPGIEPSEDKLLQGRLFSYFDTQRYRLGANFQQIPVNSPKVAVVTNNQDGAFATRKTNGDINYEPSASQNGFVDNEKFEYSKSSFANVATVQQKITKPNDFKQAGEFYRSLSEKDKQNLIKNLSGDLISVTNKDVVRKMVGYFYMADSDYGKRLAKELNLTREEVEKMFSK, encoded by the coding sequence ATGAAGAAAAATTTAATTTTATGTGGCATACTACTTTCGGCAGGAGTTTTATTTGCACAACAGAAACAAATTACTACCAATACTGGGGCACCAGTTGGTGATAATCAGAATTCTAAGACTATTGGTCAAAACGGACAAGTCTTATTAGAGGATATCCATTTAATAGAAAAACTATCAGCATTTGATAGAGAGCGTATCCCGGAACGTGTTGTGCACGCACGTGGTACAGGAGCTTATGGTGAATTTGTGGCGTCTGGAGATTTTTCTAAATATACAAAGGCGGCCTTATTTCAAAAAGGAAAAACCACACCAGTATTTGTTCGATTTTCTACAGTGGTTCATGGTGTAGGATCACCAGAAACATTAAGAGATCCGAGAGGATTTGCTACCAAGTTTTATACAGAAGAAGGAAATTATGATTTGGTAGGAAATAATCTGCCAGTATTTTTTATTCGTGATGCTATGAAATTTCCAGATATGGTTCATGCATTTAAGCCATCTCCAGTATATAACAAGCAAGATGCAAATAGAGTTTTTGATTTCTTTAGCAATGTACCCGAAGGTACCCATATGCTAACCAGAGTATATTCTGATTATGGAACACCGGCAAATTATAGAGAAATGAATGGTTCAGGTGTACATGCCTTTAAATGGGTAAACAATAATGGAGAGGTAACTTATGTGAAGTATACTTGGAAATCTATGCAAGGAGAAAGAAACCTAACAGCCGAAGAGGCAAGTGTCATTCAAGCTAAAGATTTTCAGCATGCAACAGTAGACTTGTATGATAATATCAAAAAAGGGAATTTTCCATCGTGGGAATTGTATGTGCAATTTCTGAAGCCTTCTGAATTTGAAAAATTGGATATAAATCCATTAGATCCAACTAAAGTTTGGCCAGAGAGTATAGCTCCTTTACAGTTAGTTGGAAAAATGACATTGAATAAGATTCCAGCGAACTTTTTCCAAGAAGTAGAACAATCTGCTTTTTCACCAGGCACATTAGTTCCAGGAATAGAGCCGTCTGAAGATAAACTATTGCAGGGACGTTTGTTCTCATATTTTGATACACAGCGTTATAGATTAGGAGCTAATTTTCAGCAAATACCTGTAAACTCACCAAAAGTAGCTGTAGTGACCAATAATCAAGACGGAGCTTTTGCCACAAGAAAAACAAATGGAGATATTAACTATGAACCAAGTGCGTCACAAAATGGTTTTGTAGATAATGAGAAATTTGAATATTCTAAATCATCATTTGCAAATGTTGCAACTGTACAACAGAAGATCACTAAGCCAAATGATTTTAAACAAGCAGGGGAGTTTTATCGTTCGTTATCAGAAAAAGACAAGCAAAATCTAATTAAGAATCTTTCGGGTGATTTAATTAGTGTGACCAACAAAGATGTAGTACGTAAAATGGTTGGATACTTCTATATGGCAGATAGCGACTACGGAAAACGTCTGGCAAAGGAATTGAATTTGACTCGTGAAGAAGTAGAGAAGATGTTCTCAAAATAA
- a CDS encoding ankyrin repeat domain-containing protein yields MKKRCVYIATVLILLFTSFVSAQEAIFAAARNNNTLLMNELLLNNADINSIDERGSTALIIACYNDNYEVAKLLLEKGANPNCQDKMGNTALMGVCFKRLDKMVQLLLEYKTDIDQQNFNGANALIFAATFGADTIIKILIDKGANLKIRDNYNKTALDYAIIQENQEIVKLLMQ; encoded by the coding sequence ATGAAGAAAAGGTGTGTCTATATAGCAACAGTTTTAATTCTATTGTTTACCTCTTTTGTTTCAGCTCAAGAAGCCATTTTTGCAGCAGCTCGCAACAATAATACCCTATTGATGAATGAGCTGTTGCTAAATAATGCAGATATAAATAGTATAGACGAAAGAGGAAGTACAGCTTTGATAATAGCGTGTTACAATGACAATTATGAAGTTGCAAAATTGCTACTAGAAAAAGGGGCAAACCCTAATTGTCAAGATAAAATGGGGAATACTGCGCTAATGGGAGTTTGTTTTAAGCGACTCGATAAAATGGTTCAGTTATTATTGGAATACAAAACAGACATAGATCAGCAAAATTTTAATGGGGCAAATGCATTGATTTTTGCTGCAACTTTTGGAGCAGATACTATAATTAAGATTTTGATCGATAAAGGGGCTAATTTAAAAATACGGGATAATTACAATAAAACAGCATTAGATTATGCAATTATTCAGGAAAATCAAGAAATAGTGAAGTTGTTGATGCAGTAG
- a CDS encoding DUF7507 domain-containing protein, translating to MLKCLLKFINQSKTAFQMGLVLLLFLLGVQEKVSAQNCTANAGGNTTICGDAATLTGTVSGVLGAGTATWTLVSGPTTPTIVSPNSLITNVTGMTADGSYVFKLSYPCGTGISESQVTITAHPRPASFTAGADVTGICSTTGTTPLAGVIPSGFTGSWQARQITAYEKYTITQSTNSSFSSTTSATPTFSLINKANHEVDPAYYTILTITSSDGVCSYTDEAKVVFCPNPLINVPATASSCVSAGSQAFIDLTAAPFFNSNTPNSAGKVAATYTLTATSQPAGANIDLAEIDGSRMYFSGANISGVYVFTIDITTCCGTNTVGPITYTNNGAPPKAVNFQPTGHGAPEQLALYSFGGSAGEVHCGVAGTSTPELFYFDLDPSDSPTVVTTITSAGILPTGASTPIITLNGAGTMSRSVSVDPGASGWKVGTYSFNVSATMGTCGISQTYYIHIADGNRPALSVPNVSICYPGSGASSATITLPAVYKGVVDPSYFQDFGGSYNFTVLSQPAGSGTVTFEGQAQRSLTSTSTVISNLTMPGDYVIRLTPFNGNGVGPFIEQEYACSGIAGPLQTDFTIHVDETINANAGANQTVSCSSGLALQGNSVGSTGSTGLWTVVSVPAGAATPTILNPTNNIAVVTGINTIGIYTFRWTITSAHGVCTSSSDVSHDVQKLAPDTPTTTVVQPTCSTATGSITVTNPAPSADIEYSIDNGGTFQVSNIFPSLAVGTYQVVVKSFSIGCNSLPKEEILALPTNCTDLAVSKVVDNATPTVGTNVVFTITATNNGPNAATGVSVADTLPAGYTFVSASPSAGTSWTAPNWTIGNLANGANATLAITATVNATGPYGNTATITGNETDINSANNTSTSTPVPVASTDLAVTKVVDITNPTVGTNVVFTITATNNGPSAATGVSVADTLPAGYTFVSASPSAGTTWTAPNWTIGNLANGANAVLTITATVNATGPYANTATITGTENDPTPANNTATSTPVPVASTDLAVTKVSNNPTPAVGTNVVFTITATNNGPSAATGVSVADTLPAGYTFVSASPSAGTTWTAPNWTIGNLANGANATLTITATVNATGPYANTATITGTENDPTPANNTSTSTPTPVPSTDLAVTKVSNIANPTVGTNVIFTITATNNGPSAATGVSVADTLPAGYTFVSASPSAGTTWTAPNWTIGNLANGANAVLTITATVNATGPYANTATITGTENDPTPANNTATSTPAPMGSADLAVTKTVNNPTPTVGTNVVFTITATNNGPSAATGVSVADTLPAGYTFVSAAPAAGTTWTAPNWTIGNLANGANAILTITATVNATGPYANTATITGTETDPTPANNTATSTPTPVASADLAVTKTVNNPTPTVGTNVIFTITATNNGPSAATGVSVADTLPAGYTFVSASPSAGTTWTAPNWTIGNLASGANAVLTITATVNATGPYANTATITGTENDPTPANNTATSTPTPVASTDLVVSKVSNIANPTVGTNVIFTITATNNGPSAATGVSVADTLPAGYTFVSATPSAGTTWTAPNWAIGNLANGANATLAITATVNATGPYGNTATITGTENDPTPANNTSTSTPTPVASTDLVVTKVVDIANPTVGTNVVFTITATNNGPSAATGVSVADTLPAGYTFVSATPSAGTSWTAPNWTIGNLANGANATLTITATVNATGPYANTATITGTENDPTPANNTSTSTPTPVASTDLAVTKVSNIANPTVGANVVFTITATNNGPSAATGVSVADTLPAGYTFVSASPSAGTTWTAPNWAIGNLANGANATLTITATVNAVGPYANTATITGNENDPTPANNTATSTPTPVASTDLAVSKVSNIANPTVGTNVVFTISATNNGPSAATGVTVADVLPAGYTFVSATPSAGTTWTAPNWAIGNLANGANATLIITATVNATGPYANTATITGNENDPTLGNNTSTSTPTPVASTDLAVIKTVDNANPTVGTNVVFTISATNNGPSAATGVTVADVLPAGYIFVSATPVAGTTWTAPNWTIGNLANGANAILTITATVNATGPYANTATITGNENDPTLANNTSTSTATPLATNPSITLVKTAVFNDENNDGYAQVGETITYNFTVTNTGDTALDKINITDPLPGITLKGGPISLSVGQSDSSSFVGVYALTQADINLGTVSNQAKVTGTDPKGTIVSDLSNDSNAIGDNPTVLPITGCVIEVFNALSPNGDGENDALYIRGIECYPDNTLEVYNRWGVLVYERDHYNNTDGPFKGISEGRVTVNQSEELPVGTYYYVIKYRDSNSSTYKKAGYLYINRK from the coding sequence ATGTTAAAATGTTTACTCAAGTTTATTAATCAAAGCAAGACCGCATTTCAAATGGGGTTGGTTCTTTTATTATTTCTTCTTGGAGTCCAAGAAAAAGTAAGTGCTCAGAACTGTACGGCAAATGCAGGAGGTAATACAACTATTTGTGGTGATGCAGCAACATTAACAGGTACAGTTTCAGGTGTTCTTGGGGCAGGTACTGCTACCTGGACATTAGTGTCAGGCCCTACTACACCAACAATTGTTTCACCAAATTCCTTGATTACAAATGTCACAGGAATGACGGCAGATGGGAGTTATGTTTTCAAACTTTCTTACCCTTGTGGTACAGGAATTTCAGAATCCCAAGTTACAATTACAGCACATCCGAGACCTGCTTCTTTTACAGCAGGAGCTGATGTAACAGGTATATGCTCTACAACAGGAACAACGCCTTTGGCAGGTGTAATACCTTCTGGTTTTACTGGTTCTTGGCAGGCAAGACAGATAACTGCTTATGAAAAATATACGATTACCCAATCTACAAATTCATCTTTTAGCAGTACAACTTCGGCAACACCAACTTTTTCGTTGATTAATAAAGCAAACCATGAAGTAGATCCTGCTTATTACACTATATTGACAATCACATCATCTGATGGTGTATGTAGTTATACAGATGAAGCCAAGGTTGTATTTTGTCCTAATCCACTAATAAATGTTCCTGCCACTGCGTCTAGTTGTGTATCTGCAGGTTCTCAGGCATTTATAGATTTGACAGCTGCTCCTTTTTTTAATTCTAATACACCTAATTCTGCTGGAAAAGTAGCAGCAACGTATACTCTTACTGCAACAAGCCAGCCTGCGGGGGCTAATATTGATTTAGCAGAAATTGATGGTTCCCGAATGTATTTTAGTGGTGCTAATATCAGTGGAGTTTATGTTTTTACGATTGATATAACAACTTGCTGTGGTACTAATACAGTAGGTCCAATTACATACACAAATAATGGAGCACCTCCAAAAGCTGTTAATTTTCAACCAACCGGACATGGTGCCCCTGAACAATTAGCACTGTATTCGTTCGGAGGTTCAGCTGGAGAAGTTCACTGCGGTGTTGCAGGTACAAGTACCCCAGAATTATTCTATTTTGATTTAGACCCTTCAGATTCTCCAACAGTTGTCACTACAATTACCAGTGCAGGAATACTTCCTACAGGTGCAAGCACACCTATTATCACGCTTAATGGTGCTGGTACAATGAGTAGATCAGTATCTGTAGATCCAGGAGCAAGTGGTTGGAAAGTAGGTACTTATAGTTTTAATGTGAGTGCTACTATGGGAACTTGTGGCATTAGTCAAACCTATTATATACACATTGCAGATGGTAATAGACCAGCTTTAAGTGTTCCAAATGTTTCTATCTGCTATCCAGGTTCTGGTGCTTCATCAGCAACAATTACTTTACCGGCAGTATATAAAGGTGTGGTAGATCCTAGTTATTTTCAAGATTTTGGAGGTAGTTATAATTTTACAGTATTATCTCAACCTGCTGGTTCAGGTACTGTGACTTTTGAAGGTCAAGCACAAAGAAGTTTGACAAGCACTTCTACCGTAATTTCTAATTTGACTATGCCGGGTGATTATGTGATTAGATTGACACCTTTTAATGGGAATGGAGTAGGACCATTTATAGAACAAGAGTATGCTTGTTCAGGAATTGCTGGACCACTACAAACGGATTTTACAATTCATGTTGACGAGACAATAAATGCTAACGCTGGTGCTAATCAAACGGTTAGTTGTTCTTCTGGTCTTGCATTGCAAGGGAATAGTGTAGGATCAACTGGCTCAACAGGTCTCTGGACAGTAGTTAGTGTTCCTGCTGGAGCAGCAACACCTACTATACTTAATCCAACCAATAACATTGCTGTTGTTACTGGTATTAATACTATTGGGATCTATACCTTTAGATGGACTATAACCAGTGCCCATGGAGTTTGTACTAGTTCTAGTGATGTATCGCATGATGTTCAGAAATTGGCTCCTGATACACCAACAACTACTGTTGTTCAACCAACTTGTAGTACGGCAACAGGATCTATTACGGTTACTAATCCTGCACCAAGTGCAGATATAGAATATAGTATTGATAATGGAGGAACATTCCAAGTTAGTAATATATTCCCATCTCTTGCTGTGGGTACTTATCAAGTTGTTGTTAAGTCTTTTTCTATTGGATGTAATTCTTTGCCAAAAGAAGAGATATTAGCTCTACCAACTAATTGTACTGATTTAGCTGTATCAAAAGTGGTTGATAATGCTACTCCTACAGTAGGTACGAATGTAGTTTTCACAATAACGGCAACCAATAACGGACCTAATGCTGCAACAGGAGTATCTGTAGCAGATACACTTCCGGCTGGTTACACATTTGTAAGTGCATCACCATCAGCAGGAACATCATGGACAGCACCAAACTGGACGATAGGGAATTTAGCAAATGGAGCGAATGCCACTTTAGCGATAACGGCAACAGTAAACGCTACAGGCCCTTATGGCAATACGGCTACAATTACTGGAAATGAAACTGATATAAATTCAGCAAATAATACATCAACATCTACGCCAGTACCAGTTGCGAGTACTGATCTAGCGGTGACAAAAGTGGTTGATATCACTAATCCAACAGTAGGTACAAATGTAGTTTTCACAATAACGGCAACCAATAATGGACCAAGTGCTGCAACAGGAGTATCTGTAGCAGATACACTTCCGGCAGGTTACACATTTGTAAGTGCATCACCGTCAGCAGGAACAACATGGACAGCACCAAACTGGACGATAGGAAATTTAGCAAATGGAGCAAATGCTGTTTTAACGATAACGGCAACAGTAAATGCTACAGGACCTTATGCCAACACGGCAACAATTACAGGAACTGAAAACGATCCTACACCAGCAAATAATACAGCAACATCAACGCCAGTTCCAGTTGCAAGTACTGATCTGGCGGTGACAAAAGTGTCTAATAATCCTACACCTGCAGTAGGAACAAATGTTGTTTTCACAATAACAGCAACCAATAATGGACCTAGTGCTGCAACAGGAGTATCTGTGGCAGATACACTTCCGGCAGGTTACACGTTTGTGAGTGCATCACCATCAGCGGGAACAACATGGACAGCACCAAACTGGACAATAGGAAACTTAGCGAATGGGGCAAATGCCACTTTAACGATAACGGCAACAGTAAATGCTACAGGACCTTATGCCAATACGGCAACAATTACAGGAACTGAAAACGATCCTACACCGGCTAATAATACATCAACATCTACGCCAACACCAGTTCCGAGTACGGATCTAGCGGTGACAAAAGTGTCTAATATTGCTAATCCTACAGTTGGTACAAATGTTATTTTCACAATAACGGCAACCAATAATGGCCCTAGTGCTGCAACAGGAGTATCTGTAGCAGATACACTTCCGGCAGGATACACTTTTGTAAGTGCATCACCGTCAGCGGGAACAACTTGGACAGCACCAAACTGGACAATAGGAAATTTAGCGAATGGAGCGAATGCTGTTTTAACGATTACAGCCACAGTAAACGCAACAGGACCTTATGCTAATACAGCAACAATTACAGGAACTGAAAACGATCCTACACCAGCCAATAATACAGCAACATCTACGCCTGCACCAATGGGAAGTGCAGATCTTGCAGTGACAAAAACAGTAAATAATCCGACACCAACAGTAGGTACAAATGTTGTTTTCACAATAACGGCAACCAATAATGGTCCTAGTGCTGCAACAGGAGTATCTGTAGCAGATACACTTCCGGCAGGATACACTTTTGTAAGTGCAGCACCGGCAGCAGGAACAACTTGGACAGCACCAAACTGGACGATAGGAAATTTAGCGAATGGAGCAAATGCTATTTTAACGATAACAGCAACAGTAAATGCTACAGGACCTTATGCTAATACAGCAACAATAACAGGAACTGAAACTGATCCTACACCAGCCAATAATACAGCAACATCTACACCTACACCAGTAGCAAGTGCAGATTTAGCAGTGACAAAAACAGTAAATAATCCGACACCAACAGTAGGAACAAATGTTATTTTCACAATAACGGCAACCAATAATGGCCCAAGTGCTGCAACAGGGGTATCTGTAGCAGATACACTTCCAGCTGGTTACACTTTTGTGAGTGCATCACCATCAGCGGGAACAACATGGACAGCACCAAACTGGACAATAGGAAATTTAGCAAGTGGAGCAAATGCTGTTTTAACGATAACAGCTACAGTAAACGCTACAGGACCATATGCTAATACGGCAACAATAACAGGAACTGAAAACGATCCTACACCAGCAAATAATACAGCAACATCTACACCTACACCAGTAGCAAGTACAGATCTAGTCGTATCAAAAGTGTCTAATATTGCTAACCCTACAGTAGGTACGAATGTTATTTTCACAATAACGGCAACTAATAATGGTCCTAGTGCTGCAACAGGAGTATCTGTGGCAGATACACTTCCGGCAGGTTACACTTTTGTAAGTGCAACACCATCAGCAGGAACAACATGGACAGCCCCAAACTGGGCGATAGGAAATTTAGCGAATGGAGCGAATGCCACTTTAGCGATAACAGCAACAGTAAACGCTACAGGACCTTATGGCAACACGGCAACAATTACAGGAACTGAAAACGATCCTACACCGGCAAATAATACATCAACGTCTACACCAACACCAGTTGCGAGTACGGATCTAGTGGTGACAAAAGTGGTTGATATTGCTAACCCTACAGTTGGAACAAATGTTGTTTTCACAATAACGGCAACCAATAACGGACCAAGTGCTGCAACAGGGGTATCTGTGGCAGATACACTTCCGGCAGGTTACACATTTGTAAGTGCAACACCATCAGCAGGAACATCATGGACAGCACCAAACTGGACAATAGGAAATTTAGCGAATGGTGCGAATGCCACTTTAACGATAACTGCAACAGTAAATGCTACAGGACCTTATGCCAATACGGCAACAATTACAGGAACTGAAAACGATCCTACACCGGCCAATAACACATCAACGTCTACACCTACACCAGTTGCGAGTACGGATCTAGCGGTGACAAAAGTGTCTAATATTGCTAATCCTACAGTTGGTGCAAATGTTGTTTTCACAATAACAGCAACGAATAATGGTCCTAGTGCTGCAACAGGGGTATCTGTAGCAGATACACTTCCAGCTGGTTACACTTTTGTGAGTGCATCACCATCAGCAGGAACAACATGGACAGCACCAAATTGGGCTATAGGAAACTTAGCGAATGGAGCAAATGCCACTTTAACAATAACGGCAACAGTAAACGCTGTAGGACCTTATGCCAACACGGCAACAATTACAGGAAATGAAAATGATCCTACACCAGCAAATAATACAGCAACATCTACACCTACACCAGTAGCAAGTACAGATCTAGCCGTATCAAAAGTGTCTAATATTGCTAACCCTACAGTAGGTACGAATGTTGTTTTCACAATATCGGCAACCAATAATGGACCAAGTGCCGCAACAGGAGTAACTGTAGCAGATGTACTTCCGGCAGGTTATACTTTTGTAAGTGCAACACCATCAGCAGGAACAACATGGACAGCACCGAACTGGGCGATAGGAAACTTAGCGAATGGAGCGAATGCCACTTTAATAATAACGGCAACAGTAAACGCAACAGGACCATACGCTAATACAGCAACAATTACTGGAAATGAAAATGATCCTACTCTAGGGAATAATACATCAACATCTACGCCTACACCAGTTGCAAGTACTGATTTAGCAGTGATAAAAACGGTTGATAATGCTAACCCTACAGTAGGTACGAATGTTGTTTTCACAATATCGGCAACCAATAATGGCCCTAGTGCTGCAACAGGAGTAACTGTAGCAGATGTACTTCCGGCAGGATACATTTTTGTGAGTGCAACACCAGTAGCAGGAACAACATGGACAGCACCGAATTGGACAATAGGAAATTTAGCGAATGGAGCGAATGCTATTTTAACAATAACGGCAACTGTAAATGCTACAGGGCCTTATGCCAACACGGCAACAATAACAGGAAATGAAAATGATCCTACACTAGCTAATAATACATCAACATCTACTGCAACACCATTAGCTACTAATCCATCTATAACCCTTGTAAAAACAGCAGTGTTTAATGATGAGAATAACGATGGTTACGCGCAAGTGGGAGAAACTATTACCTATAATTTTACAGTAACCAATACAGGTGATACTGCGTTGGACAAAATTAATATAACAGACCCACTACCTGGAATTACCCTTAAGGGTGGACCAATAAGTTTGTCAGTAGGACAATCTGATAGTTCAAGTTTTGTAGGAGTCTATGCTTTAACACAAGCAGATATTAATTTAGGAACTGTATCTAATCAAGCGAAGGTAACAGGTACAGATCCAAAAGGAACTATTGTAAGTGATCTTTCAAATGATAGTAATGCTATAGGTGATAATCCAACTGTATTGCCAATTACAGGATGTGTGATTGAAGTGTTTAATGCTTTATCACCAAATGGAGATGGAGAAAATGATGCTCTTTATATTCGTGGAATAGAATGTTATCCTGATAACACTCTGGAAGTTTATAATCGTTGGGGAGTTTTAGTATATGAGCGTGACCATTACAACAATACTGATGGACCTTTTAAAGGTATTTCAGAAGGACGTGTAACGGTTAATCAATCTGAGGAATTGCCTGTAGGAACTTACTATTATGTTATTAAATATAGAGATAGTAATTCTTCAACATACAAAAAAGCAGGTTACTTATATATTAATAGAAAATAG
- a CDS encoding PorP/SprF family type IX secretion system membrane protein, with the protein MKKEIIGLVLILFSSLIHAQQDTQFTQYMYNTININPAYAGSRGVMSVFALHRTQWVGLDGAPVTNSASINTPISNSNLGIGVSFINDRIGPADENNLALDLSYTIPVSESYKLSFGLKASANLLNVDFTKLNQYDKNDYDFETNIDNKFSPNIGVGFYLHSDKTYVGLSAPNLLETKHFDKNASSGATSHIAKENITGYLIAGHVFDLSTEVKFKPAVLTKYVSGAPLQVDLSGNFLIHEKLVLGVAYRWSAAVSALAGFQVSDSWFIGYAYDYETTQLSHYNSGSHEIFLRYEFLNKFDRIISPRFF; encoded by the coding sequence ATGAAAAAAGAAATAATCGGATTGGTTTTGATACTTTTCTCAAGCTTAATTCATGCCCAACAGGATACTCAGTTTACACAATATATGTATAATACTATCAACATCAACCCTGCTTATGCAGGATCGAGAGGAGTAATGAGTGTGTTTGCTTTGCACCGTACTCAATGGGTAGGTTTAGATGGGGCTCCAGTAACCAATTCAGCCTCGATAAACACTCCTATAAGTAATAGTAATTTGGGGATAGGAGTATCATTTATAAATGACAGGATAGGACCTGCAGACGAGAACAATCTTGCTTTAGATTTATCTTACACTATTCCAGTGTCAGAAAGCTACAAATTGTCTTTCGGGTTAAAAGCATCAGCAAACTTGTTAAATGTTGATTTTACAAAACTGAATCAATATGATAAGAATGATTATGATTTTGAAACGAACATAGATAATAAATTTTCTCCTAATATCGGAGTAGGGTTTTATTTGCATTCAGACAAAACCTATGTAGGTTTATCAGCCCCAAATTTATTGGAGACAAAACATTTTGATAAAAATGCCAGTTCAGGAGCAACTAGTCATATAGCCAAAGAGAATATCACAGGTTATTTAATTGCTGGACATGTATTTGATTTGAGTACAGAAGTAAAGTTCAAACCGGCAGTACTTACAAAGTATGTATCCGGAGCTCCTTTGCAAGTTGATTTGTCCGGAAACTTTTTGATACACGAAAAGTTGGTGTTAGGAGTAGCCTATAGATGGAGTGCTGCAGTAAGTGCTTTAGCAGGTTTCCAAGTGTCGGATTCTTGGTTCATAGGATATGCATATGATTATGAAACTACCCAATTGTCACATTACAATTCAGGTTCACATGAAATCTTCTTAAGATACGAATTCCTTAATAAGTTCGATAGAATAATATCTCCAAGATTCTTTTAA